Proteins found in one Solitalea lacus genomic segment:
- a CDS encoding NAD kinase, with the protein MKIALYGRQFSNNSLPFVQEIIDNLVGHEVEVLIYEDFKNFLETKKINTYQAESFNHYSQLTGHVKCMLSLGGDGTLLDTLSLIRDSGLPVLGINLGRLGFLASINKTEIKTAIDSVVKGEYTLDTRVLINLESSDADIFGEVNYALNEITIHKKDASPMIIIHTYINGEFLNSYWADGLIISTPTGSTAYSLSCGGPIVFPQSGNFVITPICPHNLSVRPIVISDSSVLTFKIEARATQFLVTLDSRTETVEKNVVLTAKKENFSINLIRLYNESYLTTLRNKLMWGLDSRN; encoded by the coding sequence ATGAAAATTGCCCTTTACGGACGACAGTTTAGCAACAATTCCCTGCCCTTTGTTCAAGAAATTATTGATAACCTGGTTGGTCATGAGGTAGAAGTTTTGATCTATGAAGATTTTAAAAACTTTCTTGAAACAAAAAAAATTAATACATACCAGGCTGAAAGCTTTAATCATTATTCTCAGCTAACTGGTCATGTAAAGTGTATGCTAAGCTTAGGGGGAGATGGAACATTGTTAGATACCCTATCCCTTATCCGTGATTCAGGCTTGCCGGTACTTGGTATAAATTTGGGGCGGTTAGGATTTCTGGCCAGTATCAATAAAACAGAGATCAAAACAGCCATTGATAGCGTAGTAAAGGGGGAGTACACGCTTGATACACGTGTGTTGATAAATCTGGAATCCTCAGATGCTGATATATTTGGAGAGGTGAATTATGCATTAAACGAAATCACCATTCATAAGAAAGATGCATCACCAATGATCATTATTCATACCTATATTAATGGTGAATTTTTGAACTCTTACTGGGCCGATGGATTGATTATCTCTACGCCAACTGGTTCCACAGCATATTCTTTAAGTTGCGGCGGCCCTATCGTTTTTCCTCAATCAGGGAATTTTGTAATAACACCAATTTGTCCGCATAATTTAAGTGTTCGTCCAATCGTTATATCCGATAGTAGTGTGCTTACATTTAAAATAGAAGCAAGAGCTACCCAGTTTTTAGTTACCTTGGACTCAAGAACTGAAACAGTGGAAAAGAATGTTGTATTAACTGCCAAGAAAGAAAATTTCTCAATAAATCTGATACGCCTCTACAATGAAAGTTATTTAACCACGTTAAGAAACAAGTTAATGTGGGGACTGGATTCAAGAAATTAA